One genomic window of Coffea eugenioides isolate CCC68of chromosome 1, Ceug_1.0, whole genome shotgun sequence includes the following:
- the LOC113761114 gene encoding ubiquitin-activating enzyme E1 1 isoform X1, which produces MALFTRLGLGFIVGVVSPVFIGILLSKSSDLAFLPVCLTVIILIVVLMGNCGPFSSLLHYMLPRKRTVEGEAVDGGDDKIDFGSSSSCDRESVLKKLRIEGSVSSTSTEKTTTSGGEVKISGSGADLGSSSNGKDSGERSLTEMAFDDGNPHDIDEDLHSRQLAVYGRETMRRLFASNVLVSGMQGLGAEIAKNLILAGVKSVTLHDEGSVDLWDLSSNFVFTENDIGKNRALASVQKLQELNNAVVVTALSTQLTKEQLSDFQAVVFTDISLDKAIEFNDFCHNHQPPIAFIKTEVRGLFGNVFCDFGPEFTVVDVDGEEPHTGIIASISNDNPAMVSCVDDERLEFQDGDLVVFSEIKGMTELNDGKPRKIKSTRPYSFILEEDTTNFGPYERGGIVTQVKQPKILNFKPLREALKDPGDFLLSDFSKFDRPPLLHLAFIALDKFVAGHGRLPVAGSEEDANKLISIARDLNEALGDGKLEDINPKLLQHFAFGARAVLNPMAAMFGGIVGQEVVKACSGKFHPLLQFFYFDSVESLPTEPLEASDFKPLNTRYDAQISVFGAKLQKKLEDAKVFVVGSGALGCEFLKNLALMGVSCGSDGKLTVTDDDVIEKSNLSRQFLFRDWNIGQAKSTVAASSAASINPRLHIEALQNRVGPETENVFDDTFWENLTLVINALDNVNARLYVDQRCLYFQKPLLESGTLGAKCNTQMVIPHLTENYGASRDPPEKQAPMCTVHSFPHNIDHCLTWARSEFEGLLEKTPAEVNAYLSNPSEYTSAMRNAGDAQARDNLERVIECLNRERCETFQDCITWARLKFEDYFSNRVKQLIFTFPEDAATSTGAPFWSAPKRFPQPLQFSDADPSHLHFIMAASILRAETFGIPVPDWAQNPKKLAEAVNKVMVPDFQPKKDVKIVTDEKATSLSTASIDDAAVINELIMKLEHFRKNLTPGYRMKPIQFEKDDDTNYHMDVIAALANMRARNYSIPEVDKLKAKFIAGRIIPAIATSTAMATGLVCLELYKVLDGGHKIEDYRNTYATLALPFFSMSEPVQPKVIKHQDMSWTVWDRWIIKDNPTLRELLKWLADKGLNAYSISCGSCLLYNSMFPRHKERMDKKVVDLAREVAKVEIPAYRRHLDVVVACEDDEDNDIDIPLMSIYFR; this is translated from the exons ATGGCACTATTTACCAGGCTAGGGTTAGGGTTCATCGTCGGTGTTGTTTCACCTGTTTTTATTGGAATTTTGCTTTCTAAATCCTCCGATCTTGCTTTTTTACCTGTTTGTTTGACGGTAATTATATTGATTGTTGTTTTGATGGGGAATTGTGGACCGTTCAGCAGCTTGTTGCACTATATGCTTCCTAGAAAGAGAACTGTTGAAGGCGAGGCAGTTGACGGAGGCGACGACAAAATTGATTTTGGTAGCAGTAGCAGTTGCGATAGGGAGAGCGTTCTCAAGAAGCTTCGGATCGAAGGTTCGGTTTCTTCCACGTCGACCGAGAAGACCACTACCAGCGGCGGCGAAGTAAAAATTAGCGGCTCCGGTGCTGATTTAGGGAGTTCCAGTAACGGTAAGGACAGCGGTGAACGGTCACTGACTGAGATGGCCTTTGATGACGGTAATCCGCATGATATTGATGAAGATCTCCACAGCCGGCAGCTTGCCGTGTATGGTCGCGAGACCATGCGGCGGCTTTTCGCCTCGAATGTTCTTGTCTCCGGGATGCAAGGCCTCGGTGCTGAAATTG CAAAGAACCTTATACTTGCTGGTGTGAAGTCTGTGACGTTACATGATGAAGGATCAGTGGATTTGTGGGATCTGTCCAGCAATTTTGTTTTTACAGAGAATGATATCGGTAAAAACAGGGCACTTGCTTCTGTTCAAAAGCTACAGGAGCTTAACAATGCTGTAGTAGTTACGGCTCTTTCAACTCAATTGACTAAAGAACAACTTTCTGATTTCCAG GCTGTAGTTTTTACTGATATCAGCTTAGACAAGGCAATTGAATTCAATGATTTTTGTCACAACCATCAACCTCCTATTGCTTTTATAAAGACTGAAGTGCGAGGCCTTTTTGGCAATGTGTTCTGTGATTTTGGCCCTGAGTTCACTGTGGTTGATGTTGATGGTGAGGAGCCTCATACTGGTATTATTGCCTCTATCAGCAATGATAATCCAGCTATGGTGTCATGTGTGGACGATGAAAGGCTTGAGTTTCAGGATGGGGATCTTGTTGTGTTCTCAGAAATTAAAGGCATGACAGAACTTAATGATGGAAAGCCAAGAAAGATAAAAAGTACAAGGCCTTATTCATTCATCCTTGAGGAGGATACTACTAATTTTGGTCCATATGAGAGAGGTGGCATTGTAACTCAGGTGAAGCAACCCAAGATTTTGAACTTCAAACCACTGAGAGAAGCACTAAAAGATCCTGGTGATTTTCTTCTTAGTGATTTCTCCAAGTTTGATCGCCCGCCTCTTTTGCATTTGGCCTTTATAGCACTAGACAAGTTTGTGGCTGGGCATGGACGCCTCCCTGTTGCAGGTTCAGAGGAGGATGCTAATAAGCTTATATCTATTGCCAGAGACTTAAATGAAGCACTAGGGGATGGGAAACTGGAAGATATCAACCCAAAACTTTTGCAGCATTTTGCCTTTGGTGCCCGAGCTGTTCTGAATCCCATGGCTGCCATGTTTGGTGGTATTGTTGGTCAGGAGGTTGTCAAGGCATGCTCTGGAAAGTTTCATCCTCTTTTGCAG TTCTTCTACTTTGACTCTGTTGAGTCTCTTCCCACTGAGCCATTGGAAGCTAGTGATTTCAAGCCATTGAACACTCGTTATGATGCCCAGATTTCAGTTTTTGGTGCTAAACTCCAGAAAAAGCTAGAAGATGCTAAAGTTTTTGTTGTAGGTTCTGGTGCACTGGGTTGTGAATTCCTCAAGAATTTGGCTCTAATGGGAGTTTCTTGCGGCAGTGATGGGAAGTTAACAGTCACAGATGATGATGTTATAGAGAAGAGTAACCTTAGTAGGCAATTCTTGTTCCGCGACTGGAACATTGGCCAGGCCAAATCAACCGTTGCCGCTTCATCTGCTGCATCAATAAATCCTCGCCTTCACATTGAAGCATTGCAGAATCGTGTTGGCCCTGAGACAGAGAATGTGTTTGATGACACCTTTTGGGAGAACTTGACTCTTGTTATTAATGCCCTTGACAATGTCAATGCCAGGCTTTATGTTGATCAGAGATGTTTGTATTTCCAGAAGCCACTTCTAGAGTCTGGTACTCTTGGTGCCAAGTGCAATACTCAAATGGTCATTCCCCACTTGACTGAGAACTATGGTGCATCAAGAGATCCTCCGGAGAAACAGGCACCTATGTGCACTGTGCATTCATTCCCCCACAACATTGACCATTGCTTGACCTGGGCCAGATCAGAGTTTGAGGGCCTGCTTGAAAAAACACCAGCCGAGGTGAATGCTTACCTTTCAAATCCAAGTGAATATACATCTGCAATGAGAAATGCTGGTGATGCGCAGGCCAGGGACAATTTGGAACGTGTTATTGAGTGCCTCAACAGGGAAAGATGTGAAACATTCCAAGATTGTATTACATGGGCTAGACTCAA GTTTGAAGATTATTTTTCCAACCGTGTGAAACAGTTGATTTTTACTTTCCCTGAAGATGCTGCAACCAGTACTGGAGCACCATTCTGGTCAGCCCCCAAACGGTTCCCTCAACCCCTCCAGTTCTCTGATGCTGATCCAAGTCATCTCCACTTCATCATGGCAGCATCCATACTGCGTGCTGAGACATTTGGTATTCCTGTCCCTGACTGGGCCCAGAACCCAAAGAAACTGGCTGAAGCTGTAAACAAAGTCATGGTTCCCGACTTTCAGCCAAAGAAAGATGTGAAAATTGTGACAGATGAAAAGGCTACAAGTCTCTCTACTGCTTCAATAGATGACGCTGCTGTCATCAATGAATTAATAATGAAGCTGGAGCATTTTCGGAAGAACCTAACTCCAGGATATAGGATGAAACCAATTCAGTTTGAGAAG GATGACGATACAAATTATCATATGGATGTGATAGCAGCACTGGCTAACATGAGAGCAAGAAATTACTCTATACCTGAAGTTGACAAGCTGAAAGCCAAATTCATCGCTGGAAGGATTATTCCTGCAATTGCCACGTCCACTGCAATGGCTACTGGATTAGTTTGCCTTGAGCTCTACAAGGTGCTAGATGGGGGACACAAGATAGAGGATTATCGCAACACGTATGCTACTTTAGCTCTGCCGTTCTTCTCCATGTCTGAACCGGTTCAGCCAAAGGTTATCAAGCATCAGGACATGAGCTGGACTGTTTGGGACAGGTGGATAATAAAGGACAATCCTACTTTGAGGGAACTGCTTAAATGGCTTGCTGACAAAGGCCTAAATGCTTATAGCATCTCGTGTGGAAGTTGCTTGCTCTATAACAGCATGTTCCCTAGGCATAAAGAACGAATGGACAAGAAGGTAGTGGATCTGGCAAGGGAGGTGGCCAAGGTGGAGATTCCAGCATATCGCCGTCACTTGGATGTTGTAGTAGCTTGCGAGGATGATGAAGATAATGACATTGACATCCCTCTCATGTCCATTTACTTTCGTTAG
- the LOC113761114 gene encoding ubiquitin-activating enzyme E1 1 isoform X2: MLPRKRTVEGEAVDGGDDKIDFGSSSSCDRESVLKKLRIEGSVSSTSTEKTTTSGGEVKISGSGADLGSSSNGKDSGERSLTEMAFDDGNPHDIDEDLHSRQLAVYGRETMRRLFASNVLVSGMQGLGAEIAKNLILAGVKSVTLHDEGSVDLWDLSSNFVFTENDIGKNRALASVQKLQELNNAVVVTALSTQLTKEQLSDFQAVVFTDISLDKAIEFNDFCHNHQPPIAFIKTEVRGLFGNVFCDFGPEFTVVDVDGEEPHTGIIASISNDNPAMVSCVDDERLEFQDGDLVVFSEIKGMTELNDGKPRKIKSTRPYSFILEEDTTNFGPYERGGIVTQVKQPKILNFKPLREALKDPGDFLLSDFSKFDRPPLLHLAFIALDKFVAGHGRLPVAGSEEDANKLISIARDLNEALGDGKLEDINPKLLQHFAFGARAVLNPMAAMFGGIVGQEVVKACSGKFHPLLQFFYFDSVESLPTEPLEASDFKPLNTRYDAQISVFGAKLQKKLEDAKVFVVGSGALGCEFLKNLALMGVSCGSDGKLTVTDDDVIEKSNLSRQFLFRDWNIGQAKSTVAASSAASINPRLHIEALQNRVGPETENVFDDTFWENLTLVINALDNVNARLYVDQRCLYFQKPLLESGTLGAKCNTQMVIPHLTENYGASRDPPEKQAPMCTVHSFPHNIDHCLTWARSEFEGLLEKTPAEVNAYLSNPSEYTSAMRNAGDAQARDNLERVIECLNRERCETFQDCITWARLKFEDYFSNRVKQLIFTFPEDAATSTGAPFWSAPKRFPQPLQFSDADPSHLHFIMAASILRAETFGIPVPDWAQNPKKLAEAVNKVMVPDFQPKKDVKIVTDEKATSLSTASIDDAAVINELIMKLEHFRKNLTPGYRMKPIQFEKDDDTNYHMDVIAALANMRARNYSIPEVDKLKAKFIAGRIIPAIATSTAMATGLVCLELYKVLDGGHKIEDYRNTYATLALPFFSMSEPVQPKVIKHQDMSWTVWDRWIIKDNPTLRELLKWLADKGLNAYSISCGSCLLYNSMFPRHKERMDKKVVDLAREVAKVEIPAYRRHLDVVVACEDDEDNDIDIPLMSIYFR, encoded by the exons ATGCTTCCTAGAAAGAGAACTGTTGAAGGCGAGGCAGTTGACGGAGGCGACGACAAAATTGATTTTGGTAGCAGTAGCAGTTGCGATAGGGAGAGCGTTCTCAAGAAGCTTCGGATCGAAGGTTCGGTTTCTTCCACGTCGACCGAGAAGACCACTACCAGCGGCGGCGAAGTAAAAATTAGCGGCTCCGGTGCTGATTTAGGGAGTTCCAGTAACGGTAAGGACAGCGGTGAACGGTCACTGACTGAGATGGCCTTTGATGACGGTAATCCGCATGATATTGATGAAGATCTCCACAGCCGGCAGCTTGCCGTGTATGGTCGCGAGACCATGCGGCGGCTTTTCGCCTCGAATGTTCTTGTCTCCGGGATGCAAGGCCTCGGTGCTGAAATTG CAAAGAACCTTATACTTGCTGGTGTGAAGTCTGTGACGTTACATGATGAAGGATCAGTGGATTTGTGGGATCTGTCCAGCAATTTTGTTTTTACAGAGAATGATATCGGTAAAAACAGGGCACTTGCTTCTGTTCAAAAGCTACAGGAGCTTAACAATGCTGTAGTAGTTACGGCTCTTTCAACTCAATTGACTAAAGAACAACTTTCTGATTTCCAG GCTGTAGTTTTTACTGATATCAGCTTAGACAAGGCAATTGAATTCAATGATTTTTGTCACAACCATCAACCTCCTATTGCTTTTATAAAGACTGAAGTGCGAGGCCTTTTTGGCAATGTGTTCTGTGATTTTGGCCCTGAGTTCACTGTGGTTGATGTTGATGGTGAGGAGCCTCATACTGGTATTATTGCCTCTATCAGCAATGATAATCCAGCTATGGTGTCATGTGTGGACGATGAAAGGCTTGAGTTTCAGGATGGGGATCTTGTTGTGTTCTCAGAAATTAAAGGCATGACAGAACTTAATGATGGAAAGCCAAGAAAGATAAAAAGTACAAGGCCTTATTCATTCATCCTTGAGGAGGATACTACTAATTTTGGTCCATATGAGAGAGGTGGCATTGTAACTCAGGTGAAGCAACCCAAGATTTTGAACTTCAAACCACTGAGAGAAGCACTAAAAGATCCTGGTGATTTTCTTCTTAGTGATTTCTCCAAGTTTGATCGCCCGCCTCTTTTGCATTTGGCCTTTATAGCACTAGACAAGTTTGTGGCTGGGCATGGACGCCTCCCTGTTGCAGGTTCAGAGGAGGATGCTAATAAGCTTATATCTATTGCCAGAGACTTAAATGAAGCACTAGGGGATGGGAAACTGGAAGATATCAACCCAAAACTTTTGCAGCATTTTGCCTTTGGTGCCCGAGCTGTTCTGAATCCCATGGCTGCCATGTTTGGTGGTATTGTTGGTCAGGAGGTTGTCAAGGCATGCTCTGGAAAGTTTCATCCTCTTTTGCAG TTCTTCTACTTTGACTCTGTTGAGTCTCTTCCCACTGAGCCATTGGAAGCTAGTGATTTCAAGCCATTGAACACTCGTTATGATGCCCAGATTTCAGTTTTTGGTGCTAAACTCCAGAAAAAGCTAGAAGATGCTAAAGTTTTTGTTGTAGGTTCTGGTGCACTGGGTTGTGAATTCCTCAAGAATTTGGCTCTAATGGGAGTTTCTTGCGGCAGTGATGGGAAGTTAACAGTCACAGATGATGATGTTATAGAGAAGAGTAACCTTAGTAGGCAATTCTTGTTCCGCGACTGGAACATTGGCCAGGCCAAATCAACCGTTGCCGCTTCATCTGCTGCATCAATAAATCCTCGCCTTCACATTGAAGCATTGCAGAATCGTGTTGGCCCTGAGACAGAGAATGTGTTTGATGACACCTTTTGGGAGAACTTGACTCTTGTTATTAATGCCCTTGACAATGTCAATGCCAGGCTTTATGTTGATCAGAGATGTTTGTATTTCCAGAAGCCACTTCTAGAGTCTGGTACTCTTGGTGCCAAGTGCAATACTCAAATGGTCATTCCCCACTTGACTGAGAACTATGGTGCATCAAGAGATCCTCCGGAGAAACAGGCACCTATGTGCACTGTGCATTCATTCCCCCACAACATTGACCATTGCTTGACCTGGGCCAGATCAGAGTTTGAGGGCCTGCTTGAAAAAACACCAGCCGAGGTGAATGCTTACCTTTCAAATCCAAGTGAATATACATCTGCAATGAGAAATGCTGGTGATGCGCAGGCCAGGGACAATTTGGAACGTGTTATTGAGTGCCTCAACAGGGAAAGATGTGAAACATTCCAAGATTGTATTACATGGGCTAGACTCAA GTTTGAAGATTATTTTTCCAACCGTGTGAAACAGTTGATTTTTACTTTCCCTGAAGATGCTGCAACCAGTACTGGAGCACCATTCTGGTCAGCCCCCAAACGGTTCCCTCAACCCCTCCAGTTCTCTGATGCTGATCCAAGTCATCTCCACTTCATCATGGCAGCATCCATACTGCGTGCTGAGACATTTGGTATTCCTGTCCCTGACTGGGCCCAGAACCCAAAGAAACTGGCTGAAGCTGTAAACAAAGTCATGGTTCCCGACTTTCAGCCAAAGAAAGATGTGAAAATTGTGACAGATGAAAAGGCTACAAGTCTCTCTACTGCTTCAATAGATGACGCTGCTGTCATCAATGAATTAATAATGAAGCTGGAGCATTTTCGGAAGAACCTAACTCCAGGATATAGGATGAAACCAATTCAGTTTGAGAAG GATGACGATACAAATTATCATATGGATGTGATAGCAGCACTGGCTAACATGAGAGCAAGAAATTACTCTATACCTGAAGTTGACAAGCTGAAAGCCAAATTCATCGCTGGAAGGATTATTCCTGCAATTGCCACGTCCACTGCAATGGCTACTGGATTAGTTTGCCTTGAGCTCTACAAGGTGCTAGATGGGGGACACAAGATAGAGGATTATCGCAACACGTATGCTACTTTAGCTCTGCCGTTCTTCTCCATGTCTGAACCGGTTCAGCCAAAGGTTATCAAGCATCAGGACATGAGCTGGACTGTTTGGGACAGGTGGATAATAAAGGACAATCCTACTTTGAGGGAACTGCTTAAATGGCTTGCTGACAAAGGCCTAAATGCTTATAGCATCTCGTGTGGAAGTTGCTTGCTCTATAACAGCATGTTCCCTAGGCATAAAGAACGAATGGACAAGAAGGTAGTGGATCTGGCAAGGGAGGTGGCCAAGGTGGAGATTCCAGCATATCGCCGTCACTTGGATGTTGTAGTAGCTTGCGAGGATGATGAAGATAATGACATTGACATCCCTCTCATGTCCATTTACTTTCGTTAG